The Triticum aestivum cultivar Chinese Spring chromosome 5A, IWGSC CS RefSeq v2.1, whole genome shotgun sequence genomic sequence TGGGCTTGAAAACCTGAACCTTTTTCATCGTTTCAATAGATTTTTGGGTCAAAAGTTATTGTCCGGTATTGCCAAAAGTTATCAATATTGTGCATATGTTGTTATGGACAAAAATATCGTTTGGGTTATCGGACTACTCGTCTGTTGTTATCAATTTTAAAACTAAAATCTCGCCACAAACTCTGTTTAACCACATGACTACATGACTACCAGTAGTCATGTATGTTATACCAACTACCAAATCATCAAATATTTTGAATTTAGGCAACTCATTCATCACAATAAATAAATCAAAAACACTTCATTGAAATGTAGTACCTCTTGTCACTGAAATTTAGAAGCATGAATTTAAACTCAAAATCTAGAGAAGCGGCAAAAAACATTGCCATCCTTCCACAATGCATTTCTCTTCAGATTTCTTAAGAGATAAACTGCCACTTGTCATCGAAATTTAGAAGCTCATGTACACTAAATCACATATCTATTTAACAAGCAAAAAATAAACAGAACATGTTGGCGTAAACAGTAAACCAAATGGATTAGCAGCGTGCATTCGATTGATTATACATCGAACGAGAACACAAAGTGCAAAATCACAAAAGAAGCAAGCGGACGACAACCGAACTTTTCAATGCCATTTCGTTCCAGCATGAGGCTACATAGCACAAGGTGACAACACATCAACATCCAACAAACAGAAAGCAATCAACATACAAATAGACCGCCAGAAACGGCCTAGTAGTACGACTGGCAGTGACCCAAAAGTCTGTACTTGTAGAATAGCCCTCCTTGAATGTTGATATCGGCTCTATATTATCAAGCTATTTACATAGAATTTATCGTGGGCATATATTTAGCAACTTTTTAGTTATTATGGATGCGGTGAGTATATTATCATGGTATTTACATAGAACTTGCATGATatgttttcaaacaactttttatCCCAGGTCAAAAGTTATCATGATGTTTATACGTGTACTATCAGCTCTGTGATGCGTAAGTTCTTATGCTATTATACAAAAGAAGTTATCAGGGTTAAGTTTTTCAACAACCTTTTTTCCCAGGTCAAAGTTGCCTGGGTATTTACACGTAAGTCATAACTCTTTGGTGTGTATATTATCACATCATTTATACAAAAGTTATCAAAGGTATGTTCTTAAAAAAAAATTCATCCGGGTCAAATGTTATCGTTATGGTTTTTCGCCTCCATTGCTGACAGAGAGGAACATGATCACACTCCAACAACTTTTCCTCAACAACATCACTATTGAATCCTTTTTCTTTCTGGCAAGCTTAAACTTTGTACGCGGTTGATGCATTCCATTGCTACTAACTTAATTTATATTTCTTTGCGAATGGCCTGACCAACTTAATTACAAGTGACAGTTTGTTCTATCTTATGCATAATAAAAAAAGTTTTAAGACGACACATATGGATGATATTCTATTGTAGCACATCAGAAACTGTCAGGACAGTGTCTGAATATCTGAGATTCAACACTTGATCGGAATTGAGTTACCACTTTGCCGGGGGAAAATGACCAGGTCCACATCCATTGAAGATCGGACGGCgactaagggggtgtttggttcagggactttttagtcccagagactagaaaaagtccttaaAAAGTCCCTAGTAACCAAACGGAAAGGACTTTTTCTACAGgtactagaaaaagactctactagagagtcttttttgattagttcctgggactagaaaaagtcctatgACTTCtcaaccaaacaccccctaagctTCAGGATGTCGCTCCTTACTTGGTTCCACAAGCTTCTGTGCACCAAAGTTCTGTTTTTTCACTACCCAAAACTAGCTATTTGTTGTATGAATTTGTCATGAGCTGTAGATGATCGTCAGTTCAGTTTCCTGAACCTGACAGAAACACGACCACCTGCTCATCAACAAGTGATACAAGCAAACAACAAAGTGTCTATCAGATCAGATCATGACAAGATACACTTTGAAAACAAGAGCAGGAGCAGCAACATCAATACAACATGAGAATTTGTTTGTGCAGCATACACATGGATAGACAAGATGGAGGAGTTGGCTTGGAGTTGCAAGATCCAACGGCCACCTGCAGCACCTGTGCGATGACGGAGTTGAAGAGGATGTCCATGAAGTCGTATCATGACGGGCTTGGCCAACGCAGAGAAGAAGGTCTGCTCGGCAGCGCCAGCCTCGCGCCAGAGCTGTTCGGTCTTGAGGACCGACTTCTCCGACTCGGCCAATTCCTAGGACGTGCAGAGACACGACACCGCGGCGCCGAGCTCGCCGACGGCGCTCTCCACTGTTGCCTGCACGATGACGCTGGTCGGGTGGCCGGTGGTGTCCGGGGACGGCGAGTTGATCTTGAACATAGGGGCTGGGCTTTCCATCGTCACGTCGTTCTCGGCACCGTGGGAGTCGCCGGCGTGGTGGGCGGGCTCTGCTCTCGCTAGTAGCGATGAGGTGCTCGACCTGCGGGCAACTCCACGGACGGGCGTGGACCTGCATATGATAAGGCGAGAGAAGGGGTGCTGCACGATTGGATCGAGGCCAGGATCGGAAGGGCGTGGACGCGTTTGTTAGTTTTGGCATTATGATTTGGTGTGGCAGTTTTGCAATCTGTCATACGGTTGCCACATACATATTTCGTAATTACTAATGCATCTGGAGATACTCAATCATGTCCCAGTTTGATGCAATTGCAATGTCTGAGCGCCGCTCCATCCGGAACCAGGCGACGGCCGGCGATGCCAATGATGCTCTCCCCCGAGACGTCCTCGCCAGCGTCCTGCTCCGCCTCCAGGCGAGCGACCTCCGCCGCTTCCGCCGCGTCTGCAAGGAGGGGCGCGACGTCATCTCCGCCCCTACCTTCATCGATGCGCACATGGTCCACGGACCGCAGGCCCTGACCCACACCATCGTGTTCTTTCCCGGACATAGCCGAGTCCATGATGCCCAAGACTCGGACGGCGGCAGCGGGTTCCTCTTCGACGAGCAGTGGCGACTCACGGCCACGTTCACCGCCGGCAGGTCGGCGGACATGGTAGGCACTTGCaagggcctgctctgcttcctagACCGCGGCCAGGGCTCCATCACCGTGGTGGAGCCCTTCACGGGCGAGTCGCTCGCCCTGCCTTTGCCGCCGGAGACGCCGCGGAGGCACAAGCCCGACGCCTACTGCTTCGGCTTCGACGCCGGTTCGAGGCGATACAAGATCGTTCACATGGGATTCCAGGATAGCTCCGCGGAGCAAGCAGTGCACGTGTGCACGGTCGGAGGCCGCGGGGACTGGAGGAGCGTGCACGTCGCCGGCGGAGCAGACGGCGAGCCCCACCGTGGCCCCGCGTGCGCCGACGGAGCGGTGTACTGGTCCGTGGAAGGGGAGGAGCGGGAGACGAGGAGCGCGCGCCTCGACCTGGCGACGGAGGAGGTGACGCGGGAGGCGTGGGACTGTATCCGGAACCCGATGACGCCGGCGCTGAGCGCGACGACAGGATGGGACGCACAGGTGGGCGTGATGACCTTCATGCCGCGGCTGTTCTTGTACTGGGACGCGTTGTTCATCGGAGACGGCGGCCGCTGCTTTGTGCACGGGCTCGTGAAGCTGCCTTCCCTGCGGCGCCCCTCGCTGGGGCAGTCGTTGCAACGGGGGCACCTCCTGCTGGAGGACCGTGGCGACGGCGGCATGTACGCTCACCCAATTGCGCCGTTGAGGAATGGTGTGGGCTTGGGGAAGCTGCTGCTCAAGATaggcagggaggaggaggagccggccatGGCCAAGAGCTCGTCGAGCAGCCAGCACGCTGACAGGACTCCCGGGTTGTTCAGCGCGGTCCCGTTCAGCCAGGAGCCGTCGGCCCGAGTAAGACGAGCGCCACACGAACCAGACAATGCAAGAACGTTTTGCTATGCCCCGACGGTGTCTCCTGCTCCCTTGGCACACTACTTCGGCAAGCTCTGACTGAGGCTTGCACAAACTACAATCAAGGCAGAAACCAGTGGCTTAATTATTGTATATATTTCTCTTTGATTTATGTCATTATCCCTTGATCCATCTTAACTAATGAGTTTGATTCTGGAAACCACCACTTAAATACTCCAAGCAACAACAAGATAATGCAATTCTTACAATTATCCCTCGACACATCTGAGCAACAGAAAGATAATGCAATTCTTACAATTACCATCACTCCAGAAATTCTACTATAGTAGCCCTAAGCAACACAGTAACACCAACCACAGGCACGCGTTCAACAGGTTTGGCATGATTTTGTTGGCCAAACAAATTGGATATTAAGCTGCACATCAATTGAACAAAGGAACTGCTAAGACTATAACACATCAATCCTGAGAGCGTCCATCAGAAATTTCCAGGGTGCAAGCAATGAATAGCTCCAGCCGATACTACTTCCCTTAATCTACTACATGCTTCAAGGAGAAAGGGGACACTTCTGCTTCAGATGTGTGACCTTCTCCAGCCGCTTCATATCACATCTACTCACTCAGGTTGCATCCGCGGATGTAAGGGTGGTCGTACTTTATATACCTTGTCCAGTATGGTCGGTACTTGGTCATTGCCAGCTCCAGCCATGGCTTCATGTTCCCATTGTAGTGAGCGACAGCAGCATTGTCTATCTCTGAGCGGTCGATGCTTGGGTTGTATCCTAGTCCAAGGACATGCCACGATTTATCCAGGGGATGCGTCAGCTTGTAGAACGTCATGAGCCCAGGTGGAAGTGTCCCGAGCTTCCAAAGAACCCTGTCTTCATTCTAACAGAAGAAAACGGTAGGATAATGTGAGATATGATGCATTTGAACAATGATATGAAATCCTACGGTGATGTTACTAATCTCACCATGGTTTGCCACTTGTGGTAGATCCCGGTAATATCTTTGTTCTTCCACTGCTTGAGATCAAAGATGTTCATCCCATAAGCCCAACCACAAGCATTAGGGTCAAAGTTCCGAGCAATGTGTGGATTTGAGAAGTTAAGATACTTGTCAAAACGGTGGAAACTCTCTCCACAGGTAAACACTGCACCATTAACCATTCCGTTTAGATCAACATCCCACAATCCTGTCAAATCTTTCTGCACAACTATGTCATCATCGAGGAAAAGTATCTTATCCAACTTTGGATAGATCTCCGGGAGATAAAATCTCAAGTGGTTCAGCATGGAAAGGTACTTGGGGTTACGGTACTTTAGGTTTGAAGAACCTGCTGAAAGAGTGGTGGGACGATCAGCCTTGAAATAAAACTCTTTCATGGCAGCAGACTCCAGTTGACGTAAAACAGGACAGTACGATGAGTTCAACCACTTAAACTCATCCACATTCTCAACATGGATAGTGGCCTTGCCAGGTGGGTTCAGCAAAAACCACATGTTCATGGCTCCAAAGTTCAACTTATCAGTCACAAGATGGAAAACATGTTTCTCAGGCTCCTGAAAAAGTCATATCGACCATTATCGTTAGAAACAGCTATCATACAAGAGTGCATTGATAGGAGAATCTTGAAAATTACCTTGGCATTCATGATGGTTGAGTTTACAACAACAGAGGCAGCCAAGACATTGTCCGAGAAAAGTGCATAGTGGTAGAGCTCTGGATTTTCCAAGTTTTCACTCCTCGGGAACTTCCGTTTCTCCACAGGAAGGAGATAGTAATCTATTGTTAAGCGCATAGACAAGCAGTGAATGCTGTTTGGAATCGTCTTTGCAGCCAACTGGCTGAGAAATGTgctctgcttcttcaagctcctgacCTGTTCATCTGCTGACTGAAGCATTGCCCTTAGTCTCTGACTTATCACCTTGCAATCATACAATTCTTCTCTGGCCTTGGTTAAAACTTGACCCATCGCTCTCATTCTATCAGGTGCACTGTAAAGTAGCATATTTGTGAAAAGAGAGGAACAAGGTAACTGAGTAAGAAATAAGCAATAATACTTTCGACACAGCACACCTGCGATGAAGGTCAGCATCTGCAGTAGCCTCTCCTACGGCCCGATGGCTTTCCTTGATTCGGCTCTGCAGTTCTTGATAAAGACCATGCTTGTTCTTTGATTTTGCAAGCACAGAGTAAACACGAGCCATAATAATTTGGTCCCTCATCAACCTGACTGTTGAATCTGAGTTCTCATTCTCATTCTCTTTTCTCCATATGCTGTATTTCCCAAGGACAGCAGAATCTACAACCTTCGATCGCTCAATAGCCGCATTCTCCAGCTTAACAAGCGCTTCATCATCTTTCCATACCAAATCCATTGCCCTCTTTTCCCGCCTTATCTCCCGTAGTTTCTGTATCAACCAAATAGTACCAAGACGTCATATGAAAGATTTATATCAAGTTATCAACAGAGACAAGAATGTATTAACATAGTATATACCAGTTACTTACCCTTCGAGCTATTTTTGCTGCTGTATCAACTTGATGTCCATCTGCATGGACAATAACTTTATTATCTACTACCTAGTCAAATTATGTAAATGAATAACTTGGAGAAGAAAAAACAATTATATCTATACCTGAACCATCCTTGGGTGCTTTATATATTAGAGGTACATGTTCTGCAGAACTGTTTTGAGTTTTTGCCTTGTCGTCAACAACCAAATTAGTATTCATCTTGTGATCAACTAGATCATCAGTTTTCCAAGAAGGAGAGGGATGATCCCTAAAGAAGTCAAGATTCAGAGTGCCTGTTTCTTGTTGACTAGCAGCTATAGCATCGATTACCTGAAGATCAATAAATTGGATGACTATAAGTACAGAGGAATTGAAGAAACTTAAGGTTTCATATGTTGAACAGCATAACAGTTCGAACAAGATAGTCTAAACTAAGTACAGCCTCATAAAACAGAAATATAGAATTGAAAGATGGGCATGTACACTACTAACTGCAAGATGTTCTGACCTCCTTAGACAAAACAGATTTCAGATTGTTTGTTGCCAGTTGCTCTTGCCAATCTGTTTCCTGCAAGACAGGCTTCAATGTGAGACGAATCGTAGAAAGTAAGGCTGGTAAAATAAATTTGACTCCCTTTTAGAATGGGTAAATACCTGGTTACCATCAGCACCCTTGGGATCTGCAAATGAACAAAATATGCCATCACTTATTTATCTTGAGTTAATAAAATGTTGCTATCAAACATTACAACAAAACATTGTTCACAAATACTAACAGCTAACAACAAAAAAGGCAAGTAAGGTTTTAGCCGATGATAAAGCAAAAGACAACTCGTCATGCTTAAGACGATTTCATCCCATCATGGTTCAGTTTGCACGGATAAGTATAGGTTTGATTTGTTATCACTACTACTATGCCATGGGTATGCAGTATGGCTTCTCCTAACAGCAGCCATACATCCAACCTACGATTGACATAAAACCTGGCACCAAGTGAGGAAAACAGGAGAAGGATATCCAGATCTCTTGAATCAGAAGGTCCACTGCCTCTCACAGGTTCGTGATCATTCGCAGttccgtctattaccttttggttTTACAACCGAGCAACACGTTGCAGCTACGATTCCCATCCAACCCTAGCAGTGCCCAGAGGCTGAGGCCAAACCACATGAATTGCTGAATAACAATCCTGAACCACACAAATCAAATCTACACGGCGGACTCCACTCTCGCGGTACCCTCGCCAAATCAAACCCGCAGAAGCGCATCAAACTCGCAGCCCAAGCGAATCCGAGCGCGGATAGACCAACCTAGGTGCAGCGGGAGCCGAAATTAAGAATCGATGGCGCCTCGTACGAAATCCATGGCATAGGAAGCGGGGTTTCTCTAACAAAAGTGTCCTAGGGAGTGAGGCGGGGGCGAACCGGACGCGACGTGGACGTGGCCGCCGCTGCGCACGACGAAGAAGATCGACGGcgcgaggacgaagaggaagacgagGACCACCACCGGCGGCAGCGCGCCGGAGCCGCGcctcgctccgccgccgccgccagcgcccgcGGAGGAGTACGGGAGCCGCTTCGGGGACGCCATCTCCGGCCACGCGTCGTGGGCGGAGGGGGAGGGCCCTGGTCCGATCCGGTCGGAGTGCGGCGGCCTGGCGGCGAGGGGCTCGCCGTGCGCgcgccccctttccccccttctctcgCCCTCGCCTGCGGGGGAGTGTGGGGAGTGGCGTGGGGTAGCCACGAATGGTAAGGGAGGAATTCAGGAAAGATCGCGTATCGCTTTGGTTTGGTCTTGGGTACTGCGGTATCTGGGCCCACGCGATCGAAGCCCATATCGGACGTGTGGGCCGGTTGGTTGGTGCCTTACTGATGGGCTTACACAATCGAAGCCCACGACGGACGTGTGGGCCGGTCGGTGCCTTATTGATGGGTCTACGACGGATGTGTGGGCCTGTTGGCGCCTTAAATTCTTAGATTTTATTCACGAGTGTGGGTGCAAATGAGGTCAACTAGGTGCTGGATATTTATTGTCAAGCGACGGGGCAACGAATCAACTATGGAAAATCTTGAGGACGGGGCGTCGACCCGTTGGTTGTGCTGCTGGAGTTACAGCCAGCCCGCCCGGGTTCGAGCCTCGGCTCTGACTCGCAACGCTCGCGGAGTTTCTCTTATAAAAAAGCCAACAAGGCTTGgcccttgggttggtctcattttttacTATGGCAAATCTTTCATCTTCTTCAACAAAGGGATTCCAGAAAATATTCGAGCTGAAATCAAAGGTTTGATCCAAGTACCCAACGAAACACTGAATGAGAAATATTTGGGAATGTCATCGGATGTGGGATCACCAAAAAGTGGTGCTTTCAAGTTTTTGAAGATCATTTATGGAGCAAAATTCAAGGCTGGATTAAAAAACTTATCCACTATGGGGAAAAAGTCTCGGTTAAATCTGTGGCGCAAGTGGTGCCAGTCTTTTCCATGTCCTGCTTCAGGCTTCCTAGGGGTCTGCGTGAGTACTTAAACATGTCGATAAGGAAATTCGGGTAGGACCGTAAAGATGGCCATCGAAAGTCAATCTGGGTCTTGTGGAAGGATATGACACAACCCAAAGCGATGGGTGGTTTGGGATTCAAGGATTTCGAATTGTTTAATTTCGCAATGCTTGCTAAGCAAGGCTGGCAAATCCTCCAACAACCTGAGTCCCTCGGTGCTCACATTCTTAAAAGTGTCTACTTCCCAACGTCGCCTATATTGCATGCAAACATCACtatgatacgtcttcaatgtatctataatttttgattgttctatgatattatattatccatcttggatgctttatatgcatgcatatgctattttatatgatttttaggactaacctattaacctagagcccagtgtcagtttttgtttttttccttgtttttgagtttcgcagaaaaggaatatcaaatggagtccaattgagctgaaaatctacggtgattttttatggaccagaagaagcccccgaagcaacagagttgggccagaagagccacgaggcctccacaagggtggagggcgtgccctccgtccttgtggttgactcgtggaccccccctgacttgttctcggcgtcaaaaattcctataaatatagaaacccctagaaataaaTCTAGATCGgtagtcccgccgccgcaagcctctgtagccaccaaaaaacaattGAGACCCTCTTCCGGCACCTTGCCAGTGAGGGAAagcatcaccggtggccatcttcatcatcccggcgctctccatgatgaggagggagtagttcaccctcggggctaagggtatgtaccagtagctatgtgtttgatctctctctctctctctctctctcgtgttcttgatttggcacgatcttgatgtaccacgagctttgctattatagttggatcttatgatgtttctccccctctaccttcttgtaatggattgagttttccctttaaagttatcttatcggattgagtctttaaggatttgagaacacttgatgtatgtcttgcatgtgcttatctgtggtgccaatgggatattcacgtgatctacttgatgtatgttttggtgatcaacttgcgggtcatgtgaccttgtgaacttatgcataggggttggcacacgttttcgtcttgactctccggtaaaaagttcggggcactctttgaagttctttgtgttggtttgaatatatgaatctgagattgtgtgatgcatatcatagaatcaaacccgcggatacttgtggtgacattggagtatctaggtgacattagggttttggttgatgtgtgtattaaggtgttattgtagtacgaactctagggttgtttgtgacacttataggaatagcccaata encodes the following:
- the LOC123104540 gene encoding polygalacturonate 4-alpha-galacturonosyltransferase; the encoded protein is MASPKRLPYSSAGAGGGGGARRGSGALPPVVVLVFLFVLAPSIFFVVRSGGHVHVASDPKGADGNQETDWQEQLATNNLKSVLSKEVIDAIAASQQETGTLNLDFFRDHPSPSWKTDDLVDHKMNTNLVVDDKAKTQNSSAEHVPLIYKAPKDGSDGHQVDTAAKIARRKLREIRREKRAMDLVWKDDEALVKLENAAIERSKVVDSAVLGKYSIWRKENENENSDSTVRLMRDQIIMARVYSVLAKSKNKHGLYQELQSRIKESHRAVGEATADADLHRSAPDRMRAMGQVLTKAREELYDCKVISQRLRAMLQSADEQVRSLKKQSTFLSQLAAKTIPNSIHCLSMRLTIDYYLLPVEKRKFPRSENLENPELYHYALFSDNVLAASVVVNSTIMNAKEPEKHVFHLVTDKLNFGAMNMWFLLNPPGKATIHVENVDEFKWLNSSYCPVLRQLESAAMKEFYFKADRPTTLSAGSSNLKYRNPKYLSMLNHLRFYLPEIYPKLDKILFLDDDIVVQKDLTGLWDVDLNGMVNGAVFTCGESFHRFDKYLNFSNPHIARNFDPNACGWAYGMNIFDLKQWKNKDITGIYHKWQTMNEDRVLWKLGTLPPGLMTFYKLTHPLDKSWHVLGLGYNPSIDRSEIDNAAVAHYNGNMKPWLELAMTKYRPYWTRYIKYDHPYIRGCNLSE